Proteins from one Phocoena phocoena chromosome 7, mPhoPho1.1, whole genome shotgun sequence genomic window:
- the GALNT5 gene encoding polypeptide N-acetylgalactosaminyltransferase 5, giving the protein MNKIRKFFRGSGRVLAFIFVASVIWLLFDMAALRLSFSEINTRVQKEDIIRRERIGFRVQPYLGKSLDDSVKEMKLPSKGHGKGVWGKENFRKMEKSKLKVEDDLDQAQKERKVQNAPGRGKVAPLWRPAYLQTPPVTFTKRKTEGRDVRPEVSSHVTPKQKTAQGAEKTPFTAARGTPLDKISVHTGPVGINQEGLKSLSLSSETSKQAAERNPNVTIHLNIDRSKQQFQAVANERTYPASPPVPKPREAIALNKTETQSKELNANKHKANKNLPFSKFIADSSRLKKQSINETQLGGLPKVDGAKVVDGKKLNLSESHVVIITKEEGLKTDTKEVPNSKTKTIFPTVLRKSQEEHVARKSREASFSSLALQRAAVSQTNQALAGGLGPARINLTAKTQPAQLNQSHRKARSPEDGGMHRVLRIDVTLSPRNPKAPGQFGRPVVVPHGKEKEVERRWKEGNFNVYLSDLIPVDRAIEDTRPSGCAEQLVHNNLPTTSVIMCFVDEVWSTLLRSVHSVLNRSPLHLIKEILLVDDFSTKDYLKDNLDKYMSQFPKVRILHLKERHGLIRARLAGAQNATGDVLTFLDSHVECNVGWLEPLLERVYLSRKKVACPVIEVINDKDMSYMTVDNFQRGIFVWPMNFGWRTIPPDVVAKNKIKETDIIRCPVMAGGLFSIDKNYFFELGTYDPGLDVWGGENMELSFKVWMCGGEIEIIPCSRVGHIFRNDNPYSFPKDRMKTVERNLVRVAEVWLDEYKELFYGHGDHLTDQGLDVGNLTQQRELRKKLKCKSFKWYLENVFPDLKAPIVRASGVLINEALGKCISIKNTTAILEDCDGSSKLQQFNYTWLRLIKQGEWCLAPFPDNGALRLHPCDNRNKGLKWLHKSTSVFHPELVNHIVFGNYHQLLCLEGNSSQKTLKVAACDPVKPYQKWKFETYYED; this is encoded by the exons ATGAACAAGATCCGAAAGTTTTTCCGAGGAAGTGGGCGAGTCCTGGCATTTATATTTGTAGCTTCTGTCATCTGGCTGCTCTTTGACATGGCAGCTCTCCGCCTCTCATTCAGTGAGATCAACACTCGAGTCCAGAAGGAAGACATCATCCGGAGGGAGAGGATAGGGTTCAGAGTTCAGCCATACCTGGGGAAGAGCCTTGACGACAGCGTGAAAGAGATGAAGCTCCCCTCGAAGGGACACGGGAAGGGCGTATGGGGCAAAGAGAACTTTAGAAAGATGGAAAAGAGTAAGCTCAAGGTTGAGGATGATTTGGACCAagcccagaaggaaagaaaagtgcaGAATGCCCCCGGAAGGGGCAAGGTTGCACCTCTGTGGCGTCCTGCATATCTGCAGACCCCCCCAGTGACTTTTACCAAGCGGAAGACAGAGGGGCGAGACGTCAGACCTGAAGTTTCCTCGCACGTGACGCCAAAGCAAAAGACAGCCCAGGGGGCTGAGAAAACCCCGTTCACAGCAGCAAGGGGAACTCCACTGGACAAAATATCTGTACACACAGGACCTGTTGGTATAAACCAGGAGGGCCTGAAGAGTCTTAGTCTCAGCAGTGAAACATCAAAACAAGCAGCTGAGAGGAACCCAAATGTGACCATCCATCTTAATATTGACAGATCAAAGCAGCAATTCCAGGCAGTAGCAAATGAAAGAACCTACCCTGCCAGCCCACCAGTGCCAAAACCCAGGGAAGCCATAGCCTTAaataaaactgagactcagagcaaAGAACTAAATGCAAATAAACACAAAGCCAATAAGAACCTTCCCTTTTCCAAGTTCATTGCCGATTCAAGTCGCTTAAAGAAGCAATCTATTAATGAGACACAGTTGGGAGGCTTGCCAAAGGTTGATGGAGCCAAAGTGGTTGATGGGAAGAAACTCAATTTGTCTGAAAGCCATGTTGTGATTATAACCAAGGAGGAGGGGCTAAAGACAGACACCAAAGAGGTCCCCAATTCCAAAACCAAAACTATATTTCCTACGGTACTGCGCAAAAGCCAAGAGGAACACGTTGCCAGGAAGAGCAGGGAGgcatctttctcttctcttgctctcCAGAGAGCAGCAGTGTCTCAAACCAATCAAGCCTTAGCTGGTGGGCTGGGGCCAGCAAGAATCAACTTAACTGCCAAAACCCAGCCTGCACAACTCAACCAAAGTCACAGAAAAGCTCGTTCGCCTGAAGATGGTGGAATGCACCGTGTGTTAAGAATTGATGTGACACTTTCTCCAAGGAACCCCAAAGCTCCAGGTCAGTTTGGACGTCCGGTAGTTGTTCCCCATGGAAAGGAGAAGGAGGTAGAAagaagatggaaagaaggaaatttcAACGTCTACCTCAGTGATTTGATCCCAGTAGACAGAGCCATTGAAGACACAAGACCTTCTGG GTGTGCAGAGCAACTCGTACACAATAACCTCCCCACCACCAGTGTCATCATGTGCTTTGTGGATGAGGTGTGGTCCACTCTCCTGAGGTCTGTTCATAGTGTCCTCAACCGCTCTCCTCTGCACCTCATCAAGGAGATTCTACTGGTGGATGACTTCAGCACCAAAG ACTACCTGAAAGATAACTTGGATAAATACATGTCTCAGTTTCCAAAAGTTCGGATTCTTCACCTCAAAGAGAGACATGGCTTAATAAGAGCCAGGCTGGCAGGGGCACAGAACGCAACAG GTGACGTGTTGACATTCTTAGATTCTCATGTGGAATGTAACGTTGGTTGGTTGGAACCTCTTCTGGAAAGAGTTTATTTAAGTAGAAAGAAAGTAGCCTGTCCAGTAATTGAAGTCATCAATGATAAGGATATGAG TTACATGACAGTGGACAACTTTCAGAGAGGCATCTTTGTGTGGCCAATGAACTTTGGTTGGAGAACAATTCCTCCAGACGTTGttgcaaaaaacaaaatcaaagaaactgATATAATAAG atGCCCCGTCATGGCAGGTGGATTATTTTCTAttgataaaaattacttttttgaaCTTGGAACATATGATCCTGGGCTCGACGTTTGGGGTGGAGAAAATATGGAGCTCTCTTTCAAG GTGTGGATGTGTGGTGGCGAAATTGAGATCATTCCCTGTTCCCGAGTGGGCCACATATTCCGAAATGACAATCCATATTCCTTCCCCAAAGACCGGATGAAGACAGTGGAGAGGAACTTGGTGAGGGTGGCTGAGGTCTGGCTTGATGAGTACAAGGAGCTCTTCTACGGCCATGGGGATCACCTTACAGACCAAGGGTTAGATGTCGGAAACCTCACCCAGCAACGGGAACTTCGAAAGAAACTAAAATGCAAAAGCTTCAAGTGGTACTTGGAGAATGTTTTTCCAGACTTGAAGGCTCCCATAGTGAGGGCAAGTGGCGTG CTTATTAATGAGGCCTTGGGTAAATGTATTTCCATCAAAAACACCACAGCCATTCTGGAAGACTGTGATGGGAGCAGCAAG CTTCAACAATTTAATTACACCTGGTTAAGACTTATTAAACAAGGAGAATGGTGCTTAGCTCCCTTCCCTGATAACGGAGCCCTGAGGCTGCACCCTTGTGATAACAGAAACAAAGGGCTAAAATGGCTGCATAAATCAACATCCGTCTTTCATCCAGAGCTG GTGAATCACATTGTTTTTGGAAACTATCACCAGTTGTTATGCTTAGAAGGAAATTCCTCTCAGAAGACCCTGAAAGTTGCTGCTTGTGACCCAGTGAAGCCATATCAAAAGTGGAAATTTGAAACATATTATGAAGACTGA